Proteins from a genomic interval of Streptomyces sp. NBC_00820:
- a CDS encoding DeoR/GlpR family DNA-binding transcription regulator — MSRDARWKALLELLVERGRLEVEEVATELEVSAATIRRDFDQLAEQQMLVRTRGGAVVHGVSYELPLRYKTARRASEKQRIAKAVAELVAPGEAVGLTGGTTTTEVARALAVHPGLGAGSPALTVVTNALNIANELAVRPQFKIVVTGGVARPQSYELIGPLADGVLGQITLDVAVLGVVAFDVTHGTAAHDEAEAAINRLLCERAERVIVAADSSKLGRRAFARICATELVNTLVTDTAVERETVRRFEEAGVRVLTV; from the coding sequence ATGTCCCGGGACGCCCGCTGGAAGGCGCTGCTGGAACTGCTCGTCGAGCGGGGCCGGCTGGAGGTCGAGGAGGTGGCCACCGAGCTGGAGGTGTCGGCGGCGACGATCCGCCGCGACTTCGACCAGCTCGCCGAGCAGCAGATGCTGGTGCGCACGCGGGGCGGGGCGGTCGTGCACGGGGTGTCGTACGAACTGCCGTTGCGCTACAAGACGGCCCGCCGCGCCTCCGAGAAGCAGCGGATCGCCAAGGCGGTGGCCGAACTCGTGGCGCCCGGCGAGGCGGTGGGGCTGACCGGCGGCACGACCACCACGGAGGTGGCCCGTGCCCTTGCCGTTCACCCCGGCCTGGGCGCCGGCTCACCCGCGCTGACCGTCGTCACCAACGCGCTCAACATCGCCAACGAGCTGGCCGTGCGGCCCCAGTTCAAGATCGTGGTGACGGGTGGCGTGGCACGCCCTCAGTCGTACGAGCTCATCGGGCCGCTCGCGGACGGTGTCCTCGGTCAGATCACCCTCGACGTGGCGGTGCTCGGCGTCGTCGCCTTCGACGTCACGCACGGCACGGCCGCGCACGACGAGGCCGAGGCCGCGATCAACCGTCTGCTGTGCGAACGCGCCGAGCGGGTGATCGTCGCCGCGGACTCCAGCAAGCTGGGCCGGCGGGCGTTCGCCCGCATCTGCGCGACGGAGCTGGTGAACACCCTCGTGACGGACACAGCGGTGGAACGGGAGACCGTACGGCGATTCGAGGAGGCG
- a CDS encoding SIS domain-containing protein: MSHVEHELNSQPECWIRAAEEAGRHAYALPAPGERVAFVGCGTSYFMAQAAAVLRESAGQGETDAFAASEFPVGRSYDRVVALTRSGTTTEVLQLLGELKGGTRTTAITADPGTPVMAAAGDVVVLDFADERSVVQTRFATTALTLLRAHLGLHADSAVADARTALTAPLPQGLLECAQFTFLGLGWTVGLANEAGLKMREASLSWAEAYPAMEYRHGPISITTESTAAWMFGEAPEGLAQQVRATGGLWIESGLDPLAELVRVQRLAIALAATRGLDPDNPRHLTRSVILTP, translated from the coding sequence ATGAGCCATGTCGAGCACGAGCTGAACAGCCAGCCGGAGTGCTGGATACGGGCGGCGGAGGAGGCCGGGCGACACGCCTACGCGCTGCCGGCACCGGGGGAACGGGTCGCGTTCGTCGGGTGCGGGACCTCGTACTTCATGGCGCAGGCGGCGGCCGTCCTGCGCGAGTCCGCCGGACAGGGGGAGACGGACGCGTTCGCCGCCTCCGAGTTCCCGGTCGGGCGGTCCTACGACCGGGTCGTGGCCCTCACCCGCTCCGGCACCACCACCGAAGTGCTGCAACTGTTGGGCGAGTTGAAGGGCGGAACGCGGACCACGGCGATCACCGCCGACCCCGGTACCCCTGTGATGGCGGCCGCCGGGGATGTGGTCGTCCTCGACTTCGCCGACGAACGCTCCGTGGTGCAGACCCGGTTCGCCACCACCGCCCTGACCCTCCTGCGCGCACACCTCGGGCTGCACGCCGACTCCGCCGTCGCCGACGCCCGCACGGCCCTCACCGCGCCCCTGCCCCAAGGGCTGCTGGAATGCGCGCAGTTCACCTTCCTGGGCCTCGGCTGGACCGTCGGACTCGCGAACGAGGCCGGCCTGAAGATGCGCGAGGCATCGCTGTCCTGGGCCGAGGCCTACCCCGCGATGGAGTACCGCCACGGGCCGATCAGCATCACCACGGAGTCCACCGCGGCCTGGATGTTCGGCGAGGCACCCGAGGGCCTCGCCCAACAGGTCCGCGCCACAGGCGGGTTGTGGATCGAGAGCGGCCTGGACCCGCTGGCGGAACTCGTCCGCGTCCAGCGCCTCGCCATCGCTCTCGCCGCCACTCGCGGCCTCGACCCGGACAACCCGCGCCACCTCACCCGCTCGGTCATCCTCACCCCCTGA
- a CDS encoding class II fructose-bisphosphate aldolase, translating to MPLATTGELVTRAAEARSAVAAFNVITLEHVEAVIAGAESTGAPVVLQVSENAVKFRYGRLLPLARAAVTAAERATVPVALHLDHVQSDDLLRQAARAGFSSVMYDASRLPYTENLAATRVAADCAHSRNLWIEAELGQVGGKDGGPPLDAHAPGARTDPGQARDFVTRTEVDALAVAIGSVHAMTTRTAALDHDLLERLSAALPVPLVLHGSSGVPDDALVAAVAGGIGKVNVGTALNAAMTTAIRGFLAAHPEAVDSRRYLKVGREAMVREVARIIGVLARANPS from the coding sequence GTGCCCCTCGCGACCACCGGAGAGCTGGTCACCCGCGCCGCGGAAGCCCGCTCCGCCGTCGCCGCCTTCAACGTCATCACCCTCGAACACGTCGAGGCCGTCATCGCGGGAGCCGAGTCCACCGGCGCGCCCGTGGTCCTCCAAGTCAGCGAGAACGCCGTCAAGTTCCGCTACGGACGGCTCCTGCCACTGGCCCGCGCGGCCGTCACCGCCGCCGAACGCGCCACCGTACCCGTCGCGTTGCACCTCGACCACGTGCAGAGCGACGACCTGCTCCGCCAGGCGGCGCGCGCCGGGTTCAGCTCGGTCATGTACGACGCGTCCCGCCTGCCCTACACCGAGAACCTGGCCGCCACCCGCGTCGCGGCCGACTGTGCGCACAGCCGGAACCTCTGGATCGAGGCCGAGTTGGGGCAGGTCGGCGGCAAGGACGGCGGTCCCCCGCTGGACGCCCACGCGCCCGGCGCCCGCACCGACCCCGGCCAGGCCCGCGACTTCGTCACGCGCACCGAAGTCGACGCCCTCGCCGTGGCCATCGGCAGCGTGCACGCCATGACCACGCGCACCGCCGCCCTCGACCACGACCTGCTCGAACGGCTGTCCGCCGCCCTGCCCGTCCCGCTCGTCCTGCACGGCTCCTCCGGCGTGCCCGACGACGCCCTGGTCGCGGCGGTCGCCGGCGGCATCGGCAAGGTCAACGTCGGCACCGCACTCAACGCGGCCATGACCACCGCGATCCGCGGCTTCCTGGCCGCACACCCCGAGGCCGTCGACTCCCGCAGATACCTCAAGGTGGGAAGGGAGGCCATGGTCCGAGAGGTGGCCCGGATCATCGGCGTCCTCGCCCGCGCTAACCCTTCTTGA
- a CDS encoding methyltransferase codes for MTTPWAELELTRHPEDPRDRLRAWDASDAYLLRHLAEEKVPLTGTVVVVGDRWGALATALSEHRPTQITDSFLSQEATRANLARAGVEPGAVRLLTTQDPVPERVDVLLVRVPKSLALLEDQLLRLAPAVHAGTVVVGTGMVKEIHTSTLQLFERILGPTRTSPAQQKARLIFCTPDPDLVRPANPWPYGYALPDGIGPVSGRTVVNHAGVFCADRLDIGTRFFLQHLPSGPRGGRVVDLGCGNGAVGTAVALADPEAEVLFVDESFQAVASAEATYKANGVPGHAEFRVGDGLAGVAAGSVDLVLNNPPFHSHQATSDATSWRMFTGAKRALRPGGELWVIGNRHLGYHVKLKRLFGNCELVASDPKFVLLKAVKKG; via the coding sequence ATGACGACTCCGTGGGCCGAGCTCGAACTGACCCGCCACCCCGAGGATCCCCGCGACCGGCTGCGTGCCTGGGACGCCTCCGACGCCTACCTGCTCCGGCACCTCGCCGAGGAGAAGGTGCCGCTGACGGGCACCGTCGTGGTCGTCGGCGACCGCTGGGGCGCGCTGGCGACGGCACTCTCGGAGCACCGGCCCACCCAGATCACCGACTCCTTCCTGAGTCAGGAGGCGACCCGGGCGAACCTGGCGCGGGCCGGTGTCGAACCCGGCGCCGTGCGCCTGCTCACCACCCAGGACCCGGTGCCCGAGCGGGTGGACGTGCTGCTCGTGCGCGTGCCGAAGAGCCTCGCGCTCCTGGAGGACCAGCTGCTGCGGCTCGCGCCCGCCGTGCACGCGGGGACGGTGGTCGTGGGCACCGGAATGGTGAAGGAGATCCACACCTCCACACTCCAGCTGTTCGAACGGATCCTCGGACCGACCCGGACCTCGCCGGCCCAGCAGAAGGCCCGGCTGATCTTCTGCACCCCCGACCCGGACCTCGTGCGGCCCGCGAACCCCTGGCCGTACGGCTACGCCCTGCCGGACGGCATCGGCCCGGTCTCCGGACGCACCGTCGTCAACCACGCGGGTGTCTTCTGCGCCGACCGGCTCGACATCGGCACCCGGTTCTTCCTCCAGCACCTGCCGTCCGGTCCACGCGGGGGCCGCGTGGTGGACCTCGGCTGCGGCAACGGCGCGGTCGGTACGGCGGTGGCGCTGGCCGATCCGGAGGCCGAAGTGCTGTTCGTGGACGAGTCGTTCCAGGCCGTGGCCTCGGCGGAGGCGACGTACAAGGCCAACGGGGTGCCCGGGCATGCCGAGTTCCGGGTGGGTGACGGGCTGGCCGGGGTGGCGGCGGGCAGTGTGGACCTCGTCCTGAACAACCCGCCGTTCCACTCCCATCAGGCGACGTCCGATGCGACGTCCTGGCGGATGTTCACCGGGGCGAAGCGCGCGTTGCGGCCGGGCGGCGAGCTGTGGGTGATCGGCAACCGGCACCTCGGGTACCACGTCAAGCTCAAGCGGCTGTTCGGGAACTGCGAACTGGTTGCCAGCGACCCGAAGTTCGTGCTGCTGAAGGCCGTCAAGAAGGGTTAG
- a CDS encoding alpha-ketoglutarate-dependent dioxygenase AlkB family protein, translating into MDAELFPRERAEVAPGAVHVPHWLDAERQRALLTACREWARPPAGLRTVRTPGGGTMTARQVCLGWHWYPYAYARTVVDGDGAPVKPFPPWLDELARGAVADALGPGAVPREPYDIALINFYDADARMGMHRDADERSEAPVVSLSLGDTCVFRFGNTETRTRPYTDVELRSGDLFVFGGPSRLAHHGVPRVHPGTAPAELGLTGRLNITLRVSGPAARGG; encoded by the coding sequence ATGGACGCGGAGCTGTTCCCGCGCGAGCGGGCCGAGGTCGCGCCGGGCGCCGTGCACGTCCCGCACTGGCTGGACGCCGAGCGGCAGCGCGCGCTGCTCACCGCCTGCCGGGAGTGGGCGCGGCCCCCGGCCGGACTGCGCACCGTCCGCACCCCCGGCGGCGGCACGATGACCGCCCGGCAGGTCTGTCTGGGCTGGCACTGGTACCCGTACGCCTACGCCCGCACGGTCGTCGACGGCGACGGCGCCCCCGTGAAGCCCTTCCCTCCCTGGCTGGACGAGCTGGCCCGCGGTGCGGTCGCCGACGCGCTCGGCCCGGGGGCCGTCCCACGGGAGCCGTACGACATCGCCCTGATCAACTTCTACGACGCCGACGCCCGCATGGGCATGCACCGCGACGCCGACGAGAGATCCGAGGCGCCCGTGGTGTCGCTGAGCCTCGGCGACACCTGCGTCTTCCGCTTCGGCAACACCGAGACCCGTACGCGGCCGTACACGGACGTGGAACTCCGCAGCGGCGACCTGTTCGTCTTCGGTGGGCCGTCCCGCCTCGCCCACCACGGCGTGCCACGCGTACACCCCGGCACCGCACCCGCCGAGCTGGGGCTGACGGGACGGCTGAACATCACGCTGCGGGTGAGCGGGCCGGCCGCGCGGGGTGGGTGA